The Pseudomonas cucumis sequence GGCTGGAGCAGCGCCGAACGCGACGGTGTCTGGAGCACCGATGCGCGATTGCAGCCACCGGGCGGCGGCACTTCAGTGCCGGTATCGCTGGTGCTGCTGGCGCACCGTTCGGCCGGTGGCGAGCGCTATTACTCGTTGGTGGCGCGGGACATGACCGAGCGTGAACTACGTGAAGTGCAACAGCGCCGCCATCAGGACGAACTGGCGCACACCGCGCGGTTGGTCACCCTGGGTGAACTGGCCTCAGGCATCGCTCATGAAATCAACCAGCCATTGGCGGCGGTCGTCAATTACGCCAATGCCAGCCAGCGCTATTTACAGACGCTGGATTCCAATCCCCAGGCCGCCGCCAAAGTAGCGCAAGGGCTGGAGCGCATTACCCATCACGCCACTCATGCTTCAGAAGTGATCAAACGTTTGCGGGCGTTTCTGCGCAAGGGGCAACGCCGGATGCAGGCCTTGAATTTCACCGAGGTCGCCCGCGAGGCCGTGCGTTTATGTGCCTGGGAGGCGAGCAATTGCCAAGTGACAATCGAGGATCGCCTACCGGATAATCTGCCGCCGATCTTTGCCGACCGAGTGCTGCTGGAGCAGGTCCTGCTCAATCTCCTGCGAAATGCCATCGATGCCAACCGCGAACAACATCCGGGGCAACCCTCGCTGATCGTGATGGCTGCGGGGCAGGGCGGTGGTGCAACCGTGGAAATCAGTGTGCAAGACCAGGGGCCAGGCGTCAGCGAGCCCGAACTGGAGCAGATATTTACCCCGTTCTATACCAGCAAGGCCGATGGCCTGGGGCTTGGCTTGTCCATGAGCCGCAGCATCATCGAAGGTTTCGGTGGCGAATTACAGGCCCGACGCCGACCTGTCGGGCTGCTGATGTGCTGCCGTTTGCCGCTGGCCGGTCCAACAAAACAACAACAGGAATAACGTAATGGCAGGTGCGACGGAGCACGTGGTGTATGTGGTCGACGATGACCAAGGCATGCTCGATTCAACCGTCTGGTTGTTGGAGTCGGTGGGGCTCAAAGCCTTGCCGTTTACCAGTGGCGTGGAGTTTCTCAATGCCTGCGATGCCAGTCTTGATGCCTGCGTGCTGCTCGATGTTCGCATGCCCGGCATGGGCGGTTTGAACGTGCAGGAAGAAATGCGCGCACGTGAGCTGAACCTGCCGATCATTTTCGTCAGCGGGCACGCGGATGTGCCGATCGTGGTTCGCGCCTTCAAGGCGGGCGCCCATGACTTCATCGAGAAGCCCTACAACGAGCAATTGCTGCTGGACAGCGTGCAACAGGCGCTCAGCAACTGCGCGGCAAACCGCTCGGGCAATCAGGGGCACGAAGCCTTGCAGGCGCGCTTGCTGACACTGACCCCACGGGAGCGCGATGTCTTGCTGCCGCTGGTCCAGGGTTACACCACCCGTGAGATCGCCGAGCAACTGGGCGTCAGTGCGAAAACCGTCGACCTGTATCGTTCGCGGGTGATGAAACGCATGCAGGCCAATACCTTGCCGGACCTAGTGGGCATGGCCATCGCCGCTGAACTGGTTGATCCGCTGAAACTGCGGTGATTGCTGGCGTTTTCTAATGATCGTCTATGTGGGGGGAGGATCAGCCGCAGGGCAGACCGGACGTCCCGCCAACGTCATGACTGCCTGAGCTTGCGCTAGCATGAAAGATGTTCAGGCCACTCGCCATTGAGAGTCTGGTCATGGGTGTCGAGTGTGCATGACGGGCTCTGTCAATTGCAGGGGCCGGAGGAGGCGTGTTGAAACCATTCCAGCTCAGACCTAGCGCCTCAACCCTGAACATGTTGCGTCAAGCGTGCCTGCAACGCCGTGATGCGGTGCCGCCAACGTTAACGGAAAGAGCGCTGATCCCGGACATTCCAGATGCTCGTTACTGGCTGGACCAGGACCTGACGCCGTTCATTCGGGATGTGAGCCAGGCCAACCTTCGAGAGGCTGAGGCGCTCGCCAGCGCAGGGCTACCGAACGACATCCTGCCGCGGGCAAATCTGCTGGCCGTTTCGGGCGGCGGCGACGCCGGCACATTCGCGGGGGGCATCATTGCGGGATGGACCCGGCATGGGACTCGACCGGTGTTCAAAGTCGTCACCGGCATTAGCGCTGGCGCCCTGGTCGCCCCGTTTGCCTACCTGGGGCCCCAGTACGACGATGTCATTGTGCGTATCTGCAATGCAGTCGGTCCAAAAGACATTTTCCATGCGCGCAATATGCTGACCCGTCTTACCAGCGATGGGATGGCGCACAGCAAGCCACTGTCGCGGCTCATTGCACAGCACGTCACTGCCGAGATTCTTGCGGCGATCGCGTTGGAATACGCCAAGGGACGGCTCCTGATGATCGGTACAACCGACCTTGATTCAGGGCGCCCGGTCACCTGGAACATGGGCGCTATTGCCTCCAGCCAGGCACCGGGAGCGCTCGAGCTGTTTCGCAACATCATGGTCGCGTCGATGAGTATTCCTGGTGCCGTCTCACCCGTCATGATTGATGTGGACGTTAACGGCCACCCGTTTCAGGAAATGCACGTGGACGGAGGTGTCCTTACGCAGGTGTTCCTTTACCCACCCGGCACCGTGATGGCGCTGAACCAGGTGCCCGGAGCGCGTTTGCGTCGTGAGCGGCATTTCTATGTCATTCGCAACGGCAAACTGGAACTGCAATGGTCCGGAACCAAGCGCCGAACCTTGAACATAGGCGGTCGAGCCATCAGCGCATTGATCCAGAATCAGGGGATCAGCGACCTGGATCGGATTTACCGAATTGCCCAGCAGGATGGGGCGGACTTCAATCTGGCGTACATCGGCTCCGACTTCCATATTTCTCGCCTGCATAAATTCGATGGCGAGTACATGAAGCGCTTATTCGAATACGCCTTTGAACTCAGTGCCAAAGGCTACCCGTGGCATAAATCGCCGAGTTTGTGAGAGACGGTCTCAGCCGATCGGTTCGGCCGTACAACTCATTTCCCCGGAGCCTGGCTTCTGGAAAAGCACCCCGTTGCCGTCTTGCCAGAAGCTGTAGTTCCCCTGGGAATCCTTGCCGGTGTATTGGGTTCCCGAATCATTCTGCACTTGGTTCAGGGTAATCGAGCTGTTCGCCCATTTCAGGTACACGACACCAGGCTGCGTGTTAAAGAAAGTGGCGGCTAGCAACGCGTTTAGCCCTGTACAACGAAAAGCCAGGGGGCCTTCGGTGAGTCTGTCTGGATCCTTGGTTCTTGCAATTGCCGAGCCTTGGCGTAGCTGGTGCGCGCGCTCGGCATAACTTCGGATCGTGCATGCCTTGACCTCAGACGTGGAGGCACACTGATTGCGGGCGTCGATCCAGAACTGCTGGTCGATCATGACTTTGTCTGGACGCGGTACTGAATGATCATCCGTGAGCGCCAGGCGATAAAGACGCGTCAGTTCAATATCCATCTGCGTCAGTTGTGGATCGCGACAGATAAGCTTTTCGACGGACGCTCTTGCCGTGGCGCAGTCGAAGCTGGTCTGGATGATTGGCGAAACAGGCTCGGCATTGGTACAGGTGCTCGTCGCCGCGCACAGGCTGGCAGCGAGCAGAGAGGTGAAAAGGGCCGTGACCGTTTTCATGTTGGCTTGATCATTACGTGATGCCCGGATTGCTGTGGGATTTATCGATCCGTTGAGCAGTCATTCGTTCGCATTGGGTGTATCGCAGTGTAAGTCAGTGCTCAAAACTTGCCACACCCGTTTCAGGGGGTAGAAGTACAAAAGAAATTAGAGGTTGCATCATAAGAACATTGTTCCAGGGTTAGTCGCCCAGATGCTGAGCTAGACTGAAAGATCCAAAGCACACTGATTGCAGTGGAGTCTTTATGAAAAAATCCATCCCCCCCTGTCTGGCTACGATTGTCTCGGTATTGTGCCTTTACGCTTCAGCCGAGACCGTAACGCCGCTCAAAGGGCAGTCTCCCGAAATCATTCAGCAGGACATCAGTTCATGCCAGGCTCAGGCCGGCAACACAGCAAGCACCAGTACAACGCCTCAATCAGGTGGACGTGTCCGTGGTGCCGCTACTGGCGCAGTTGCCGGTGCCGCGGTTGCCGGAGCGCGCGGTCGTCAGCATGACGAGATTTATGACAAGGTCGACGATGATGTCAAACAGGAATATCGACAGAACAAAGCCAAGGATGCTGCTGTGGCAGGTGCGGTTGTAGGTGGATCCCGGCAACGTCAGGATCGTCGTCAGGATCGCCGGGCAGAACCGGCGGCAACTGCTTCCGCCTACAACAGTTGCATGCAGCAACGGGGCTACCAGATAACCCCTTGAACGTGAACAACAAAGGGTCATTGCATCAAGAACTGTATCGTCTTTGACGGGCGCGACGGTGCAGGGAAGGCCGGAACGATCAAGGCGCTCAAGTCTGCCTGACCACATAGGGGGTGCAATGCGCATTCCATTGTTTTACGCGGTGTCAGCGGTACTGTTTTTGAGCGGAGCTTCCTGCCTGGCGCAGTCATTGGATGCGACCGTGACCGCAAACGCTGCCGACACAGCGCCCGTCACGGCAGCGGCCAAGGATGCCGTGTTTACCCAGGAGCAGCTGGATCAAATGCTGGCTCCCATTGCGCTTTACCCGGACCCGTTGCTGGCACAGGTGCTGATGGCCACCACGTACCCCGGGGAAGTCACCGAGGCGGTAACCTGGTCTAAAGCACACCCGGACGCCAAGGGCGATGATGCAGTCAAACAAGTCGCGAGCCAGCCCTGGGATCCGAGCGTGCAGGCGCTGGTCGCCTTTCCACAGGTCCTGGCAACGCTGGGACAGGATCCCGTCTGGGTACAACGCCTGGGTGATGCCTTCCTGGCGCAGCCCGACGATGTCATGGGGGGCGTGCAACGCTTGCGTCATCAGGCGCAAGCAGCAGGCAACCTGCAGAGCAACCAATATCAGAACGTAACGGTTCAGGCTGTTGCAGCACCGGCACCGGCACCGGCACCGGCACCGGCAGCTACAGCACCGGCCCCTGCCAGTAGCACATCCACCATCATTATTCAGCCCTCCGATCCGCAGGTGGTGTACGTACCCAGTTATAACCCGACAACAACCTACGGCACTTGGCCCTATCCTGCGTCGCCTCCCGTGTACTATCCACCGCCGCCAGCCTATTACCCCGGTTCGGCATTGATGGCTGGGTTGGCGTTCGGTACCGGTGTGGCTATCGTCGGTGCGTTGTGGGGTGAATGTGACTGGGGCAATAACGACATCGACATCGACGTCGACCGCTACAACAACATCAACGTCAACAACCGAATCAACGATAATCAGAACAAGTGGCAGCACAACGCCGCTCATCGCGATGGCGTTCCCTATCGAGACAGTAAGAGCCGCGAACAGTATGGCCGCCAACTGGGCGGCGCCAATCAGCGTCAGGCTTATCGAGGGGACGATGCTCAGCGAGCACAGGCTCGCGAAAAAGCCCGCAGCTCAATGGACAAGCACGGTATCGAACGACCTGCCACCAGCAACCGCGAAGCCCGTGATCGAGCGCGCGCAGCCCAGTCCGGAACCTCGGCCAGCAATCGGATGCAAGCAGGTACAGACAGACCGAAGTCGTCCGACAGAAGCCAGGGCACTGCCAGAAACACTCGGGAGAGTCAGCAACCCAGGAAACAGACCGCGCAGGTAAATCAGCGCGGGCAGGGCGATTCCCAAGCGCGCCAGGTTGCGCAAAAACGGCCGTCCGCCAGTACGGGCAGTGCCCCCAACAATGTATTCGCCGGCGCGCGCTCACCGTCACAGACCAACGCACAAGCCAGTCGTGGCCGGGCCAGCCAGGCATCCGCCCAGCGCCCCAGTGCCTCGCGATCAGCCGGCCATCAGATCAGTCGGCCGTCCAATCCACCAGCGCGTCAAAGGGGAGGCCGTCGTTGAAAAACAATGCTCGAGTGA is a genomic window containing:
- a CDS encoding response regulator transcription factor — protein: MAGATEHVVYVVDDDQGMLDSTVWLLESVGLKALPFTSGVEFLNACDASLDACVLLDVRMPGMGGLNVQEEMRARELNLPIIFVSGHADVPIVVRAFKAGAHDFIEKPYNEQLLLDSVQQALSNCAANRSGNQGHEALQARLLTLTPRERDVLLPLVQGYTTREIAEQLGVSAKTVDLYRSRVMKRMQANTLPDLVGMAIAAELVDPLKLR
- a CDS encoding patatin-like phospholipase family protein, coding for MKPFQLRPSASTLNMLRQACLQRRDAVPPTLTERALIPDIPDARYWLDQDLTPFIRDVSQANLREAEALASAGLPNDILPRANLLAVSGGGDAGTFAGGIIAGWTRHGTRPVFKVVTGISAGALVAPFAYLGPQYDDVIVRICNAVGPKDIFHARNMLTRLTSDGMAHSKPLSRLIAQHVTAEILAAIALEYAKGRLLMIGTTDLDSGRPVTWNMGAIASSQAPGALELFRNIMVASMSIPGAVSPVMIDVDVNGHPFQEMHVDGGVLTQVFLYPPGTVMALNQVPGARLRRERHFYVIRNGKLELQWSGTKRRTLNIGGRAISALIQNQGISDLDRIYRIAQQDGADFNLAYIGSDFHISRLHKFDGEYMKRLFEYAFELSAKGYPWHKSPSL
- a CDS encoding MliC family protein, whose amino-acid sequence is MKTVTALFTSLLAASLCAATSTCTNAEPVSPIIQTSFDCATARASVEKLICRDPQLTQMDIELTRLYRLALTDDHSVPRPDKVMIDQQFWIDARNQCASTSEVKACTIRSYAERAHQLRQGSAIARTKDPDRLTEGPLAFRCTGLNALLAATFFNTQPGVVYLKWANSSITLNQVQNDSGTQYTGKDSQGNYSFWQDGNGVLFQKPGSGEMSCTAEPIG
- a CDS encoding YMGG-like glycine zipper-containing protein, whose protein sequence is MKKSIPPCLATIVSVLCLYASAETVTPLKGQSPEIIQQDISSCQAQAGNTASTSTTPQSGGRVRGAATGAVAGAAVAGARGRQHDEIYDKVDDDVKQEYRQNKAKDAAVAGAVVGGSRQRQDRRQDRRAEPAATASAYNSCMQQRGYQITP
- a CDS encoding DUF3300 domain-containing protein, translated to MRIPLFYAVSAVLFLSGASCLAQSLDATVTANAADTAPVTAAAKDAVFTQEQLDQMLAPIALYPDPLLAQVLMATTYPGEVTEAVTWSKAHPDAKGDDAVKQVASQPWDPSVQALVAFPQVLATLGQDPVWVQRLGDAFLAQPDDVMGGVQRLRHQAQAAGNLQSNQYQNVTVQAVAAPAPAPAPAPAATAPAPASSTSTIIIQPSDPQVVYVPSYNPTTTYGTWPYPASPPVYYPPPPAYYPGSALMAGLAFGTGVAIVGALWGECDWGNNDIDIDVDRYNNINVNNRINDNQNKWQHNAAHRDGVPYRDSKSREQYGRQLGGANQRQAYRGDDAQRAQAREKARSSMDKHGIERPATSNREARDRARAAQSGTSASNRMQAGTDRPKSSDRSQGTARNTRESQQPRKQTAQVNQRGQGDSQARQVAQKRPSASTGSAPNNVFAGARSPSQTNAQASRGRASQASAQRPSASRSAGHQISRPSNPPARQRGGRR